The following coding sequences are from one Hyphomicrobiales bacterium window:
- a CDS encoding DnaJ domain-containing protein — MIYLIFGLVLLALFLLAGRALTRVPAAKIAQHARFGGIALLVGLAGLLLLTGRVGAMSHVFALANHAMRNRAMFRGRPKGFDDVDGVYGAQRTSGGPTVSTKYLEMKLDQGTGEIAGTFIDGPWKGRALNACSRDELTNALGAMADDGESVRLLEAYLDRTFAGWREHHDQGSSGRSAGAADTGGMAEDEAYEILGLQAGANADAIRAAHRRLMANIHPDRGGSTYLAAKVNLAKEVLLKLHG; from the coding sequence ATGATCTATCTGATCTTTGGGCTGGTCCTCTTGGCACTGTTCCTCCTCGCCGGACGGGCCTTAACAAGGGTTCCGGCCGCCAAGATCGCCCAGCACGCGCGCTTCGGTGGCATTGCATTGCTGGTCGGTCTGGCGGGGTTGTTGCTGCTCACAGGTCGCGTTGGCGCCATGAGCCATGTGTTTGCGCTCGCCAACCATGCCATGCGCAACCGCGCCATGTTTCGTGGGCGACCCAAAGGCTTTGATGATGTCGATGGGGTGTACGGTGCGCAGCGGACGAGCGGTGGTCCGACGGTCAGCACCAAATATCTGGAAATGAAGCTCGATCAAGGAACCGGAGAAATCGCAGGCACCTTTATCGACGGTCCATGGAAGGGCAGGGCGCTTAACGCCTGTTCCCGCGATGAACTCACCAACGCGCTTGGCGCGATGGCCGATGATGGCGAGAGCGTGCGCTTGTTAGAAGCGTACCTGGACCGCACGTTTGCCGGTTGGCGAGAACACCATGACCAAGGGTCGAGTGGCCGGAGCGCCGGCGCGGCGGATACGGGCGGCATGGCTGAAGACGAGGCCTATGAGATCCTGGGGCTTCAGGCGGGCGCCAATGCCGACGCCATTCGTGCGGCGCACCGGCGTTTGATGGCTAACATCCATCCCGACAGAGGCGGATCGACCTACCTTGCGGCCAAGGTCAATCTTGCCAAGGAAGTTTTGCTGAAGTTGCACGGCTGA
- a CDS encoding VWA domain-containing protein — protein MTKQTPTVKPDTKPTKASKTGSVDAFVAALGSAPKPGSSGRLLFALDATLSRERTWDRAMHIQSAMFQEANTVNGLAMKLIYFRGFNECRASGWQTDGNSLARLMQGIGCLGGQTQIGRVLSFARKEIAKAPVPALVYIGDAVEEDADALSQMAGELGLLGCKLFMFHEGTDRFAGSVFRSMANNSGGGYFQFDERSAETLARLLQAVARYASGGRAALESAQSREGRLLLEQMR, from the coding sequence ATGACGAAACAAACGCCTACCGTCAAACCTGACACCAAGCCGACAAAGGCCAGCAAAACTGGTTCTGTCGATGCGTTCGTTGCCGCCCTTGGCAGCGCCCCGAAGCCCGGCTCATCCGGTCGATTGCTGTTCGCACTTGATGCCACGCTTAGCCGAGAACGCACATGGGACCGGGCGATGCACATCCAATCGGCGATGTTCCAGGAAGCCAACACGGTCAACGGCTTGGCGATGAAGCTTATCTACTTTCGCGGTTTCAATGAATGCCGCGCCTCGGGATGGCAAACCGACGGCAACTCACTGGCCCGTTTGATGCAAGGCATCGGATGTCTCGGCGGCCAGACGCAAATTGGGCGCGTCCTAAGCTTTGCCCGCAAGGAGATCGCCAAGGCCCCTGTCCCCGCACTGGTCTATATTGGCGATGCCGTCGAGGAGGACGCCGATGCGCTCAGCCAGATGGCCGGTGAACTTGGGCTTCTCGGTTGCAAGCTGTTCATGTTCCACGAAGGGACTGATCGCTTTGCTGGCAGTGTATTCCGCTCGATGGCCAACAACTCCGGTGGTGGTTATTTTCAGTTTGACGAACGTTCAGCCGAAACGTTAGCGCGTCTCTTGCAGGCCGTGGCGCGCTATGCCTCCGGTGGTCGCGCAGCACTTGAGAGTGCGCAAAGCCGGGAAGGGCGTCTTTTGCTGGAGCAGATGCGATGA
- a CDS encoding pantoate--beta-alanine ligase has product MTLVCRTVSDLRAIQSALKAAGKTSALVPTMGALHAGHLALVGDAANRADAVIATIFVNPTQFGPNEDLDRYPRQEADDLAALEKAGVHAVFVPDAHEIYGPNDATRIIMEGPALGLEADFRPHFFHGVATVVSRLLLAAMCDVAVFGEKDYQQLLVIKRMVEDLKIPVSIQASPTIRESDGLALSSRNAYLSSDERQRAPELHRALQACRDSLLADEGEERAVGTALAHVRAAGFKPDYFALRDKDTLGPMTDLTNARLLAAAWLGKTRLIDNIAV; this is encoded by the coding sequence ATGACCCTCGTTTGTCGCACCGTTTCTGACCTTCGCGCGATTCAATCCGCGCTCAAGGCCGCTGGCAAGACCAGCGCCCTTGTACCAACAATGGGCGCGCTCCACGCTGGGCATCTAGCCCTTGTTGGCGATGCCGCGAACCGCGCTGATGCAGTAATTGCGACGATCTTTGTGAACCCCACCCAGTTCGGGCCGAACGAGGATCTCGATCGCTACCCGCGCCAGGAGGCTGACGATCTAGCAGCGCTGGAAAAAGCCGGCGTGCACGCTGTTTTCGTCCCTGACGCGCATGAGATTTACGGGCCGAACGATGCCACGCGCATCATCATGGAAGGACCTGCGCTTGGCCTGGAAGCTGATTTCCGCCCGCATTTTTTTCACGGTGTGGCAACCGTCGTTAGTCGGTTACTTCTTGCTGCCATGTGCGACGTGGCGGTTTTCGGCGAGAAAGACTATCAACAGTTGCTCGTAATCAAACGCATGGTCGAGGACCTCAAAATACCCGTTTCGATCCAGGCAAGCCCAACCATCCGAGAATCCGACGGCCTCGCGCTATCCTCGCGTAATGCTTACCTTTCATCGGACGAGCGCCAACGCGCGCCAGAGCTGCACCGCGCGCTGCAGGCCTGTCGCGACAGTTTGCTGGCCGACGAAGGCGAAGAACGGGCGGTCGGAACGGCACTCGCCCACGTCAGAGCGGCAGGATTTAAGCCTGACTATTTCGCGTTGCGCGACAAGGATACCCTCGGGCCGATGACCGACCTCACAAATGCGCGGTTGTTGGCGGCGGCTTGGCTTGGGAAAACGCGCTTGATTGACAATATCGCCGTCTAG
- a CDS encoding DUF1489 domain-containing protein, with product MSLHLLKLCVGAESLDDHRHWVAMTLERKRRGGLPVEQLHTTRMVPKQRDALLDGGSLYWVIKGTIACRQRLLDIRPFKDDDGISRCHLVLEPDLIATRPQPRRPFQGWRYLKPEDAPADLANLAGEGAEAIEPSMRRDLVELGLL from the coding sequence ATGAGCCTTCACCTTCTGAAATTATGCGTCGGTGCCGAATCGTTGGACGATCATCGGCATTGGGTGGCGATGACATTGGAGCGCAAACGCCGCGGCGGTCTCCCGGTTGAGCAACTCCACACCACGCGCATGGTCCCCAAGCAGCGTGACGCGCTTCTTGATGGTGGATCGCTCTATTGGGTGATCAAAGGCACGATTGCCTGCCGCCAACGGCTGCTCGACATCCGCCCGTTCAAGGACGACGACGGCATCAGTCGTTGCCACCTGGTGCTTGAGCCGGACTTGATCGCAACCCGGCCGCAGCCAAGACGACCGTTCCAGGGTTGGCGTTATCTCAAGCCAGAGGATGCGCCCGCCGATCTGGCAAACTTGGCAGGCGAGGGGGCGGAGGCGATCGAGCCGTCGATGCGGCGCGATCTTGTTGAGCTCGGACTGCTCTAG
- a CDS encoding helix-turn-helix transcriptional regulator, which produces MNDQTPFAAQSTGYGSLNINAAETASYLKLIANERRLMILCLLAAKGEATVSFLSQSISLGQSAMSQHLARLRADNLVDFRKDGQMAFYRIADERVEELLLKLQDIFTG; this is translated from the coding sequence ATGAACGACCAAACTCCTTTTGCCGCCCAAAGCACCGGTTACGGTTCGCTGAATATCAATGCGGCAGAAACCGCCAGCTATCTTAAGCTGATTGCCAATGAGCGCAGGCTGATGATTTTATGCCTACTTGCAGCTAAGGGCGAAGCGACCGTGTCGTTTCTCTCGCAATCGATCAGCCTTGGCCAATCGGCAATGTCGCAACATCTGGCTCGTTTGCGGGCCGATAATCTCGTTGATTTCCGTAAGGACGGTCAGATGGCCTTTTATCGGATTGCCGATGAGCGGGTCGAAGAGCTGCTGCTAAAGCTGCAAGATATCTTCACCGGCTAG
- a CDS encoding rhodanese-like domain-containing protein gives MTDATDSLPSPGKAAQLVAEADAAVGHITAEAAKTLLENEESWFIDVRDVRELAKTGRIPGAKHCPRGMLEFWIDPQSPYHKPLFAEEAQFVFYCASGWRSALAAQTAKMMGLDQVTHLKGGISAWIDAGLPVEQR, from the coding sequence ATGACTGACGCGACCGACAGTCTCCCAAGTCCAGGCAAGGCGGCCCAATTGGTTGCCGAAGCAGACGCCGCCGTGGGCCATATCACAGCTGAGGCGGCTAAAACGCTCCTGGAAAACGAAGAATCCTGGTTCATCGATGTACGCGATGTCCGCGAGCTCGCGAAAACTGGACGCATCCCCGGCGCAAAGCATTGCCCGCGCGGCATGCTCGAATTCTGGATCGATCCGCAAAGCCCCTATCACAAGCCGCTTTTTGCCGAAGAAGCACAGTTTGTCTTCTACTGCGCCAGCGGTTGGCGATCGGCGCTCGCTGCCCAAACAGCCAAAATGATGGGATTGGATCAGGTTACGCACCTGAAGGGCGGAATATCAGCCTGGATTGACGCCGGATTGCCTGTCGAGCAACGCTGA
- a CDS encoding DMT family transporter: MIRPATFSDVLLLILLAAIYGSAFTAIKIAVPELGPFGLVLARVLIGFAVLLPYALARGWVWPSRGSSWALLAFLCAFNLIIPFFLVTWAQQHINASLMALLMGAGPLFGLLMSHVATRDDRLSGPKLAGVAIGFLGVAIVLGVDAFTGLSGGNFEARLAQAAALAASACYAVSGVFVRRITDVPPHQLASLVLGFGSLLLVLATPVMAPDIVMIVSGLSRDALVAMLYLGAITTGGAYILRYTLIRTVGMSYFGLSIYLVPVFGVGIAALWLSEPITLSLLAGLGLILVGLGVARLKRRAGTPTEREAPIRE, from the coding sequence GTGATCCGGCCAGCCACCTTTTCCGACGTCCTGCTTTTGATCTTGCTGGCAGCGATCTACGGATCCGCTTTTACCGCCATCAAGATCGCTGTGCCGGAACTTGGCCCATTTGGGCTGGTGCTTGCCCGTGTGCTGATCGGCTTTGCGGTGTTGCTACCCTATGCGCTGGCTCGCGGTTGGGTTTGGCCGTCGCGAGGGAGCAGTTGGGCGCTGCTGGCCTTCCTCTGCGCCTTCAACCTCATCATCCCGTTCTTTCTGGTCACGTGGGCGCAGCAGCACATCAATGCATCGCTGATGGCACTCCTGATGGGTGCCGGGCCTTTGTTCGGGCTATTGATGAGCCATGTCGCCACCCGTGACGACCGGCTTTCCGGCCCGAAACTCGCAGGCGTTGCGATTGGCTTTCTCGGAGTTGCGATCGTCCTTGGCGTTGATGCCTTCACAGGCCTGTCGGGCGGCAATTTCGAAGCTCGCTTGGCACAAGCCGCAGCTCTTGCGGCAAGCGCTTGTTACGCCGTCTCAGGGGTGTTTGTTCGACGGATCACAGATGTGCCACCGCATCAGCTTGCGAGCCTCGTTTTGGGCTTTGGCAGCCTGCTTCTGGTTTTGGCGACGCCGGTAATGGCGCCAGATATCGTGATGATTGTCAGTGGCTTAAGCCGCGATGCGCTGGTTGCAATGCTCTATTTGGGCGCGATCACGACCGGCGGTGCTTACATTCTGCGCTACACGCTCATCCGCACTGTTGGCATGAGCTATTTCGGGCTCAGCATCTATCTTGTGCCAGTTTTTGGCGTGGGTATCGCTGCGCTTTGGCTATCAGAGCCCATAACGCTCAGCCTGCTGGCTGGCCTTGGCCTGATACTGGTAGGGCTAGGCGTGGCGCGACTAAAACGACGGGCCGGAACGCCTACTGAACGCGAAGCGCCGATCCGGGAATGA
- a CDS encoding isoprenylcysteine carboxylmethyltransferase family protein, which produces MSDWNIEERPNRFPWPPVLLVLFIGLGFVLRAVVPFDVARTSFSQFAGFVLIALALGLDAWASFTFTRAKTTILPHRGSQALVTHGPFAYSRNPIYVGNLMILVGVGLLAGSLWHIVLAPALAFAIGHFAIRREEAHLAARFPREWADYTSRVRRWL; this is translated from the coding sequence ATGAGCGATTGGAACATCGAAGAGCGACCGAACCGCTTCCCCTGGCCGCCAGTGCTGTTGGTTCTTTTCATTGGTCTAGGTTTCGTGTTGCGCGCCGTCGTGCCCTTCGACGTCGCACGAACGTCATTTAGCCAGTTTGCTGGCTTCGTCCTGATTGCTTTAGCCTTGGGTCTGGATGCATGGGCGTCTTTCACATTCACCCGGGCAAAAACGACAATCCTGCCGCATCGTGGATCACAAGCGCTGGTGACGCATGGGCCCTTCGCCTATTCCCGCAACCCGATCTATGTCGGCAATTTGATGATCTTGGTCGGCGTTGGACTTTTGGCCGGATCGCTGTGGCACATCGTGCTTGCGCCAGCGCTTGCTTTCGCGATTGGCCATTTTGCGATCCGCCGCGAAGAGGCCCATCTGGCGGCACGCTTCCCGCGCGAATGGGCCGACTACACCTCGCGCGTCCGGCGCTGGTTATAG